From Staphylothermus hellenicus DSM 12710, a single genomic window includes:
- a CDS encoding THUMP domain-containing protein — translation MSFNLIITHEPGLDNYRYVLSILRSIIGNYRVVDAGTSVILLQVDDPYKAVEELRNRKDELNIMYRAIPIDVIVDPYVEVVAEKSAELAEKKIPEDKTYRVSLRGRLYWQETRMPAHSLDAIKVIAEKINRQVSLTHPDYVVYIRSVRLYHRKRVATITVTAPHNILSLKSNRP, via the coding sequence TTGTCGTTTAATCTCATTATAACACATGAGCCAGGGCTTGATAATTATCGATACGTATTATCTATTCTGAGAAGCATTATAGGAAACTATAGAGTTGTAGATGCGGGTACATCGGTTATATTATTACAAGTCGATGATCCGTATAAGGCTGTGGAGGAGTTGAGGAATAGAAAAGACGAATTAAACATAATGTATCGTGCTATACCAATAGATGTAATCGTTGATCCATATGTTGAAGTTGTTGCTGAAAAATCAGCTGAGCTTGCCGAGAAAAAGATTCCAGAAGATAAAACGTATCGGGTAAGTCTAAGAGGCAGGCTCTACTGGCAAGAAACTCGTATGCCTGCACACTCTCTAGACGCTATAAAAGTAATTGCTGAAAAAATCAATAGACAAGTATCTTTAACCCATCCAGATTACGTAGTCTATATTCGTAGTGTTAGATTATATCATAGAAAAAGAGTTGCAACCATAACTGTTACAGCACCACATAATATTTTGTCTCTAAAATCCAATCGTCCTTAA
- a CDS encoding nitroreductase family protein, with product MVATCLGLGTVAVGAFDDEEIRKIIGLNNKYLVLYVFPIGKI from the coding sequence TTGGTCGCTACATGTCTAGGACTGGGAACAGTTGCTGTTGGAGCATTTGATGATGAGGAAATAAGGAAAATAATTGGATTAAACAATAAATATCTAGTCCTATATGTGTTTCCTATAGGGAAAATCTAA